From the genome of Amia ocellicauda isolate fAmiCal2 chromosome 14, fAmiCal2.hap1, whole genome shotgun sequence, one region includes:
- the LOC136768560 gene encoding cornifelin homolog, with amino-acid sequence MTTTVVIQQPQPTMYVNNSNQWSTGICDCCQDLKICCCSFWCFPCFACQTTREYGECLCLPLLDMSGCIPPIGLTLRAGTRERYGIKDTVCNDCLYTVFCYTCSWCQIAREIKLRNTPVVLTQALPRATARVHQA; translated from the exons ATGACGACAACAGTAGTAATCCAGCAGCCCCAGCCCACCATGTATGTAAACAACTCAAATCAGTGGAGTACGGGCATCTGCGACTGCTGTCAAGACCTAAAAATCT GCTGTTGTTCTTTCTGGTGCTTCCCCTGTTTTGCCTGCCAGACCACCCGTGAATATGGGGAATGCCTGTGTCTCCCCCTTCTGGATATGTCTGGTTGTATACCACCCATAGGTCTGACTCTGAGGGCAGGAACCCGAGAGCGCTATGGGATCAAG GACACTGTCTGCAATGACTGTCTATACACCGTTTTCTGCTACACTTGCTCTTGGTGTCAGATTGCCAGAGAGATAAAGTTACGCAACACACCGGTAGTTCTGACCCAAGCCTTGCCCAGAGCCACCGCCAGAGTCCACCAGGCTTGA